A window of the Paenibacillus woosongensis genome harbors these coding sequences:
- a CDS encoding carbohydrate ABC transporter permease, whose protein sequence is MKNSKNVVWYWVFLFPTLSLFAMFQGWPIVASWYYSTLDWSGLTSDAKFVGMQNFIKVAQDPYFWNAFKNSFKFMAGTVPFHLIFALILAVLLHRPGLKAANLFRTFIFLPVVTTTSIVGIIMVFIWGSDGAVNGALMNMGLLDQPINWLGDANWAMFTVVLISVWKNLGVNLVYWLAGLQSISQELYEAAEVDGATGIRKFTHITVPLLIPIGTIILLLNVVNSLKAFDLVKTMTNGGPFFATDVVSTYIYRYAFTSEMGLPQLGYASAAGLFFALTIILLAIFQSFVQKRIKGGSK, encoded by the coding sequence ATGAAGAATTCGAAAAACGTAGTTTGGTATTGGGTGTTCCTGTTCCCTACGTTGTCATTATTCGCGATGTTTCAAGGCTGGCCCATTGTGGCCAGCTGGTATTATTCTACGCTGGACTGGTCGGGCTTGACCTCGGACGCCAAGTTTGTAGGCATGCAGAATTTTATTAAAGTGGCACAGGACCCTTACTTCTGGAATGCGTTCAAGAACAGCTTCAAATTCATGGCGGGCACGGTGCCCTTCCATTTGATCTTCGCTTTGATCCTGGCGGTGCTGCTGCACCGTCCGGGACTTAAAGCAGCAAACTTGTTTCGTACGTTCATCTTCCTGCCGGTCGTAACGACCACTTCGATCGTCGGGATTATCATGGTATTCATTTGGGGAAGCGACGGCGCCGTCAACGGGGCGCTGATGAACATGGGCCTGCTGGATCAGCCGATCAATTGGCTGGGCGATGCGAACTGGGCGATGTTTACGGTCGTATTAATCTCCGTATGGAAGAACCTTGGCGTCAATCTGGTCTACTGGCTGGCCGGCCTGCAATCGATCTCGCAGGAGCTGTATGAAGCGGCTGAGGTGGACGGCGCCACAGGAATCCGGAAGTTCACGCATATTACGGTGCCCCTCTTGATTCCGATCGGAACGATCATTCTGCTGCTCAATGTGGTCAACTCGCTGAAGGCCTTCGATTTGGTTAAAACGATGACAAACGGCGGGCCGTTCTTTGCTACGGATGTCGTATCGACTTATATTTATCGTTACGCTTTTACAAGCGAAATGGGACTGCCGCAATTGGGCTACGCTTCGGCGGCCGGATTGTTCTTCGCCTTGACTATTATACTCTTGGCTATCTTTCAGTCCTTCGTGCAAAAGAGAATCAAAGGTGGTAGTAAGTAA
- a CDS encoding RtcB family protein: MAYQNIDGVRVWGKPDEGAVAQAKMCAKTGNVVQSLLMADHHKGYSQPIGGVVVYDGQISPSGVGYDIGCGNKAVRTNLYVRDIRQGLGKIMDEIARNISFGIGRVNNDRVDHELFDDPDWDVYRAFGQQEHDKLKALARNQLGTVGSGNHYVDLFEEPETGRLWIGNHFGSRGFGHKTASGFMNLAAGRRFADKAPGESMDQPPLLLDLNSEVGDMYYRAMKLAGRYAYAGRDYVIREVLSILGAEADFEVHNHHNYAWKETHNGKEVVVVRKGATPSAPGQLGFIGGSMGDISVIVRGKDTEENMDAYYSTVHGAGRIMSRTQAAGKMNWKTRTRSGGQITPKQMMDAVREFGVELRGAGTDESPFVYRKLQEVLDAHSDTLEVLNVLKPIGVCMAGADEFDPYKD, encoded by the coding sequence ATGGCATATCAGAACATCGATGGGGTCCGCGTCTGGGGCAAGCCGGACGAGGGAGCGGTAGCTCAAGCCAAAATGTGCGCGAAGACGGGGAATGTCGTGCAGTCCCTGCTGATGGCGGATCATCACAAAGGCTATAGCCAGCCGATTGGCGGTGTTGTCGTATATGACGGACAAATCTCGCCGTCTGGCGTTGGATACGATATCGGCTGCGGAAACAAGGCAGTGCGCACGAATCTGTACGTTCGGGATATCCGGCAAGGACTAGGGAAGATCATGGACGAAATCGCGAGAAACATATCGTTTGGGATCGGCCGCGTCAACAATGACAGGGTGGATCATGAGTTATTCGACGATCCCGATTGGGATGTATACCGGGCATTCGGCCAGCAGGAGCATGACAAGCTAAAAGCGTTAGCCCGCAACCAGCTCGGTACCGTAGGCAGCGGCAATCATTATGTCGATCTGTTCGAAGAGCCGGAAACGGGACGGTTGTGGATTGGAAACCATTTCGGGAGCCGCGGCTTCGGGCATAAGACGGCCAGCGGATTTATGAATCTCGCTGCAGGCCGGCGGTTTGCGGACAAGGCGCCGGGCGAATCGATGGACCAGCCGCCGCTATTGCTGGATTTAAACAGCGAGGTTGGCGACATGTACTACCGGGCGATGAAGCTTGCTGGACGTTATGCATATGCAGGCCGGGACTACGTGATTCGAGAGGTGCTGTCCATTCTCGGAGCCGAAGCGGACTTTGAAGTGCATAATCATCATAACTATGCTTGGAAAGAAACGCATAACGGGAAGGAAGTCGTTGTCGTCCGCAAGGGGGCAACACCGTCGGCTCCAGGCCAGCTTGGCTTTATCGGCGGGAGCATGGGCGATATCTCTGTCATCGTCCGGGGAAAGGACACAGAAGAGAACATGGACGCTTATTACAGCACAGTACATGGAGCGGGACGCATTATGAGCCGGACTCAAGCGGCGGGCAAAATGAACTGGAAGACACGCACCCGCAGCGGCGGACAGATCACCCCGAAGCAGATGATGGATGCCGTCCGGGAATTCGGGGTAGAATTGCGCGGCGCGGGTACGGACGAGAGTCCATTCGTCTACCGCAAGCTGCAGGAGGTTCTGGATGCGCACAGCGACACGCTTGAGGTGCTGAATGTGCTTAAGCCGATTGGCGTATGCATGGCGGGAGCGGACGAATTCGACCCCTATAAGGATTAG
- a CDS encoding helix-turn-helix domain-containing protein, which produces MSYSVSDQLKITLFDVKKIQYKSRVIFDYVQSCCTVAYIKKGEVSTTFEGKEYIAKTGDVMIHRPDLPFNVISKTDGIHYLFNIDLKVMEEVDFFSFYPMGKVVTIRDPELYEKKFDELRSLWLQEGNDYRSAQCSFLAFSLLHEIIESSKLGGKRSPNEFYITDRFNNVLHYIENRLAENITRNELAQIYHMNPVYFSRAFKEIYGLTPMKMVKKLRLMHAKRLLETTDDTIEQIAQKCGFCDSPHLNHTFRSAFKASPSEYRKSIKSTKRGVIPTLLDHS; this is translated from the coding sequence TTGTCATATAGCGTAAGTGATCAGCTGAAAATCACGTTGTTCGATGTGAAGAAAATCCAATACAAGTCCAGAGTCATCTTCGATTACGTCCAGTCCTGCTGCACGGTCGCCTATATCAAAAAAGGGGAGGTCAGCACGACCTTTGAGGGGAAGGAGTATATCGCCAAAACGGGGGACGTGATGATTCACCGGCCGGATCTCCCGTTTAACGTCATTTCGAAGACGGATGGAATCCACTACCTGTTCAATATCGATTTGAAGGTGATGGAGGAAGTGGATTTTTTCAGCTTCTACCCGATGGGCAAGGTGGTAACCATTAGGGACCCGGAGCTGTACGAGAAAAAATTCGACGAGCTAAGGAGCCTATGGCTGCAGGAGGGCAACGACTACCGGTCGGCGCAGTGCAGCTTCCTGGCCTTCTCCCTGCTTCATGAGATTATTGAGAGTTCCAAGCTGGGCGGGAAGCGGTCACCGAACGAATTTTACATTACCGACCGCTTCAACAATGTGCTGCATTATATCGAGAACCGGCTGGCCGAGAATATTACCCGCAACGAGCTGGCGCAAATTTATCATATGAACCCTGTCTATTTCAGCCGGGCCTTTAAAGAAATTTATGGGCTTACCCCCATGAAAATGGTGAAAAAACTGCGGCTGATGCATGCAAAAAGACTGCTGGAAACGACGGATGACACGATTGAGCAAATTGCCCAAAAATGCGGATTTTGCGATTCTCCGCATTTAAATCATACTTTTCGCAGCGCGTTCAAAGCTTCGCCTAGTGAATACCGCAAAAGTATCAAAAGTACAAAAAGGGGCGTCATCCCTACATTGTTAGATCATTCATAA
- a CDS encoding sulfatase, translated as MRILYLDLDSLRPDHLGCYGYHRTTSPNIDEIAKEGVMFTNYYCTDAPCLPSRSALMSGRFGIHNGIVGHGGTAADMRREGPSRDFNDKLVHESLPGSLRQLGYKTATISTFAERHSAWTFNAGFNEVFNIGAKGHESAEQVLPVALKWLEDNGSADNWFLHLNFWDPHTPYRTPEEFGQPFAEDPMPEWLTEEVFNQHKQKVGQHSIDHMNELAKTHYFRWPRHGKPIEEYEDLRTIIDNYDCAIRYMDAHVGQVLRKLKQMGVLEDTAILISADHGENMGELGIYSEHGTADRGTCQIPMIIRWPDGAKGIVDEGLHYHLDLAPTLASLLGGQKASSWDGQSYADSVLSGADTGRDYLVFSQCAHVCQRSVRFGDWLYIRTYHDGHHGFPKEMLFNLTEDPYEQHNLAEERRDLCKEAVYYLNEWHDEMMSTMEHDVDPLWTVMKEGGPFHAKEFKI; from the coding sequence ATGAGAATTCTGTATTTGGATTTAGATTCTCTGCGTCCGGATCATTTAGGCTGTTATGGTTATCATCGCACGACTTCGCCGAATATTGACGAAATTGCCAAGGAAGGCGTTATGTTTACGAATTATTACTGTACGGACGCGCCTTGTCTGCCATCCAGATCCGCTCTGATGTCTGGTAGATTCGGCATTCATAACGGTATCGTCGGCCATGGGGGAACCGCGGCGGATATGAGGCGTGAAGGGCCAAGCCGCGACTTCAACGACAAGCTGGTCCATGAGAGCCTTCCGGGCTCGCTTCGCCAGCTGGGATATAAGACAGCGACGATCAGTACTTTTGCGGAGAGACATTCTGCCTGGACCTTCAACGCTGGCTTCAATGAAGTGTTCAACATCGGGGCCAAAGGCCATGAATCCGCGGAGCAGGTGCTCCCGGTAGCTCTCAAATGGCTGGAGGATAACGGCAGCGCGGATAATTGGTTCCTGCATCTTAATTTCTGGGACCCCCATACCCCTTACAGAACACCGGAGGAGTTCGGCCAGCCCTTTGCCGAAGACCCGATGCCGGAATGGCTTACGGAAGAGGTATTCAACCAGCATAAGCAAAAGGTCGGGCAGCACAGCATCGATCACATGAACGAGCTAGCTAAGACCCATTATTTCAGATGGCCTCGCCACGGCAAGCCGATTGAAGAATACGAGGATTTAAGGACGATCATCGATAACTACGATTGCGCGATCCGTTACATGGATGCACATGTCGGCCAAGTGCTTCGCAAGCTGAAGCAAATGGGCGTCCTGGAGGACACGGCGATTCTGATTAGTGCGGATCACGGCGAGAACATGGGTGAGCTTGGTATTTACTCCGAGCATGGCACCGCGGATCGGGGCACCTGCCAAATCCCGATGATCATCCGCTGGCCGGACGGCGCAAAGGGCATCGTGGACGAGGGGCTGCACTATCATCTTGACCTTGCCCCTACGTTAGCCAGCCTGCTCGGCGGTCAAAAGGCTTCTTCCTGGGATGGGCAAAGCTATGCCGATAGCGTGTTAAGCGGAGCGGATACGGGTAGAGATTATTTGGTGTTCTCTCAATGCGCCCATGTCTGCCAGCGAAGCGTAAGATTCGGCGATTGGCTCTATATTCGTACTTATCATGACGGTCATCACGGATTTCCGAAGGAGATGCTGTTTAATCTGACGGAAGATCCTTACGAACAGCATAATCTTGCTGAGGAAAGACGCGATCTTTGCAAAGAGGCTGTATATTACTTGAACGAGTGGCATGACGAAATGATGTCCACGATGGAGCATGATGTTGATCCGCTGTGGACGGTCATGAAGGAAGGCGGGCCGTTCCACGCCAAGGAATTTAAAATCTAA
- a CDS encoding carbohydrate ABC transporter permease, translated as MGTIKRSIFYVVMTAFCLIWIYPFLWMVTASFKTQNEFFTNGLSLIPKHLTFDNITRAWNQANFEQYFFNSVIITVGTIAIVFFTTATCGYVLGRYSFKGKKIIYALLISSMFVPMEFAIIPIYDLIRKLGLVNTQMGVILAEAGGNHLIFILLFATFFAKIPNELEEASIVDGSGFFRTFIRVMLPLSKPVIGSVMIMQFIWSWNSFLLPLILTLSAPNARPLSVGLYALQGENIVDWTGIAAGGTIAIVPIIVIFLFLQRFFVDGIAGSVKG; from the coding sequence ATGGGGACGATTAAGCGCTCGATATTCTATGTTGTCATGACCGCCTTTTGCTTGATTTGGATTTATCCGTTCCTGTGGATGGTGACGGCCTCGTTCAAAACGCAAAATGAGTTTTTCACGAATGGTCTTTCATTGATCCCGAAGCATTTGACTTTCGACAATATTACGCGAGCTTGGAACCAAGCGAATTTTGAGCAATATTTCTTTAACAGTGTCATTATTACGGTGGGCACGATTGCTATTGTCTTCTTTACGACGGCTACTTGCGGTTATGTACTCGGAAGGTATTCATTTAAAGGGAAGAAAATCATTTATGCGCTGTTAATCTCCAGCATGTTCGTACCGATGGAGTTCGCCATCATCCCGATATACGATCTGATCCGGAAGCTGGGCCTGGTGAATACGCAAATGGGCGTTATTCTAGCTGAAGCGGGCGGGAATCATTTGATTTTCATCTTACTGTTCGCCACGTTCTTCGCGAAAATTCCCAACGAGCTTGAGGAAGCGTCCATCGTGGATGGGAGCGGATTTTTCCGGACCTTTATCAGGGTCATGCTGCCGCTATCCAAGCCAGTCATCGGCAGCGTGATGATCATGCAATTCATCTGGTCGTGGAACTCCTTCCTGCTTCCGCTGATCCTGACGCTGAGCGCACCGAATGCGCGTCCGCTTTCCGTCGGTCTGTATGCGCTCCAAGGAGAGAACATCGTCGACTGGACAGGGATTGCCGCGGGAGGCACCATCGCCATTGTGCCGATCATCGTAATCTTCTTGTTCTTGCAGCGTTTCTTCGTTGATGGCATTGCGGGCTCGGTCAAAGGCTAG
- a CDS encoding beta-N-acetylhexosaminidase encodes MKLKVTGLNETQLEGVKEILPLLGAELGDEGVAVLFSRTEGEAIHIRFDGTAGMIAYEHDSQICRALGLMTEGLKKNEPFEMAERPVYEQLGVMLDCSRNAVLKVETFQRLIRSLALMGYTTVQLYTEDTYEIKEYPYFGYMRGRYTREQMQAMDQYASLFGIELVPCIQTLAHLGTALKWSAFAEIVDCNDILLIDEEKTYALIDAMFRTMSENLTSRRINIGMDEAHMMGLGKYLDKHGYQERSTLMLKHFNKVMEIARKYGYKPMMWSDMFFRLASAGEYYDVDSPIRQDVIEMIPDDITLVYWDYYSVEPEKYEGMLEKHKQLSDRIIFAGGAWKWMGFSPNNHFSQYIGEMAHASCVKHGIQEVLITAWGDNGAEASVYSVLPALQLWAELGYANRADTEHLQERFCTCTGGSFGDFMNLDMTMRVPDLTTHDTHSINPPKYLLYQDVLCGLFDKHVIPQTYADHFRRCAEFFAECVSRNPQWQVMFQTQVTLSRLLELKCEAGINIRSAYLNKDHELLAQYGQVILPELKQRAQQFISDYHAQWLDENKIFGLDVFDLRMGGLLRRIETATYRINSYLSGELTQLEELEQEILYFDGRENERDRKAMSANLRHTIATPSVIAGV; translated from the coding sequence ATGAAGCTGAAAGTGACAGGTTTAAATGAAACGCAGCTTGAGGGCGTCAAGGAAATATTGCCTTTATTGGGGGCAGAGCTGGGGGACGAAGGAGTAGCCGTCCTTTTTTCCAGAACCGAGGGGGAGGCCATCCATATTCGCTTTGATGGCACAGCAGGGATGATTGCTTACGAGCACGATTCCCAAATCTGCCGGGCGCTCGGCTTAATGACCGAAGGGTTAAAGAAGAACGAACCGTTTGAAATGGCGGAACGTCCAGTTTATGAACAGCTAGGGGTCATGCTCGATTGTTCGAGAAACGCGGTGCTGAAGGTGGAAACCTTCCAAAGGCTGATCAGAAGCCTGGCTCTGATGGGCTATACGACGGTGCAACTGTACACTGAGGATACTTATGAAATCAAGGAGTATCCTTATTTCGGCTATATGCGCGGCAGATATACCCGGGAACAAATGCAGGCGATGGACCAGTATGCAAGCCTGTTTGGCATCGAGCTTGTGCCCTGCATTCAGACGCTGGCTCATTTGGGGACAGCGCTGAAGTGGAGCGCTTTTGCGGAAATCGTGGATTGCAACGACATTTTGCTGATTGACGAAGAGAAGACTTATGCGCTCATTGATGCGATGTTTCGGACGATGTCAGAGAATTTAACGAGCCGCAGAATCAATATCGGCATGGATGAAGCTCATATGATGGGACTCGGCAAATATCTCGACAAGCATGGGTATCAGGAAAGATCGACGCTGATGCTGAAGCATTTCAATAAAGTGATGGAGATTGCTCGGAAATACGGCTATAAGCCGATGATGTGGAGCGATATGTTCTTTCGCCTGGCCAGTGCGGGAGAATATTATGACGTGGACAGTCCCATCCGGCAGGATGTCATCGAGATGATCCCGGACGATATCACGCTCGTGTACTGGGATTATTATTCGGTTGAGCCGGAGAAATACGAAGGCATGCTGGAGAAGCATAAGCAGCTCAGCGATCGGATTATTTTTGCAGGCGGGGCCTGGAAGTGGATGGGGTTCTCGCCGAACAACCATTTTAGCCAATATATCGGCGAAATGGCGCATGCGAGCTGCGTGAAGCACGGCATACAGGAAGTGTTGATCACAGCGTGGGGAGACAATGGAGCCGAGGCTTCGGTCTATTCGGTTCTGCCGGCGCTGCAGCTATGGGCGGAGTTAGGCTATGCGAACCGTGCGGATACGGAGCATTTACAGGAGCGGTTCTGCACTTGCACGGGCGGCAGCTTCGGCGATTTCATGAACTTGGACATGACGATGCGGGTACCGGACCTTACCACGCACGATACGCATTCGATCAACCCTCCTAAATATTTGTTGTACCAGGATGTCCTGTGCGGATTGTTTGATAAGCATGTCATTCCTCAGACTTATGCTGATCATTTCCGGCGCTGTGCGGAATTTTTCGCGGAGTGCGTGTCCAGAAATCCGCAGTGGCAGGTAATGTTCCAGACGCAGGTTACCTTAAGCAGACTTCTGGAATTGAAATGCGAAGCAGGGATAAATATCCGCAGCGCCTATTTGAACAAAGATCACGAGCTTCTCGCGCAATACGGCCAAGTGATATTGCCTGAATTGAAGCAACGAGCCCAGCAGTTTATTAGCGACTACCATGCACAGTGGCTGGATGAGAACAAAATCTTTGGGCTTGATGTGTTCGACCTGCGTATGGGCGGTTTGCTGAGGCGGATCGAGACGGCAACCTACCGCATCAATAGCTATCTTTCGGGCGAGCTGACACAACTGGAGGAACTGGAGCAGGAAATCCTTTATTTTGATGGACGTGAGAATGAGCGAGACCGAAAAGCAATGAGCGCCAATTTGCGGCATACGATTGCGACGCCTTCGGTTATAGCCGGAGTTTAG
- a CDS encoding anaerobic sulfatase maturase, whose translation MSGGCSAVEHRNISVMWKTVSEDCNLACDYCYYSTCGGKPGRKINRIDPVLLEKFMKEYMERSRGSATFAWQGGEPLLAGLGFFEEVVRLQAKHAPRNTMISNSLQTNGTLITEKWASFFKQYNFLVGVSLDGPKEIHDARRVDSRGLGSFDRVMKGIEHLRKHRVDFNILTVVHKGNVGKAAEMMRFFESEGFAFVQFIPCMDFRAQEINRPGVYDITPEEYGNFLCEAFDYWYNGGDPRTSIRFFDEMLNVYVHREPGLCIHRAACPQTIILEQNGDAFPCDFFINPDWKVGNVGADSIDEILAHPLYDKFLKMKPNLPESCKTCEWKKLCHGGCPRNREWSADLQSSGVDYFCSSYKQVYSYANERMKQLGDKVRARLFAQNVARYFKGKLPERNDPCPCGSGRKYKQCCADLGLSV comes from the coding sequence ATGAGCGGCGGATGTTCGGCGGTGGAACATCGGAACATCAGCGTGATGTGGAAGACGGTGTCGGAGGACTGCAATTTAGCCTGCGATTATTGCTATTACAGCACCTGCGGCGGTAAGCCAGGAAGAAAGATCAATCGGATCGATCCAGTCCTCCTGGAGAAATTCATGAAGGAATACATGGAGAGATCGAGAGGCTCGGCCACCTTTGCCTGGCAGGGAGGGGAGCCACTGCTGGCCGGACTGGGCTTCTTCGAGGAAGTGGTTCGGCTGCAGGCCAAGCATGCACCCAGAAATACAATGATCAGCAACTCTTTGCAGACGAACGGGACGCTGATTACGGAGAAGTGGGCATCGTTTTTTAAGCAATATAACTTCCTGGTCGGCGTCAGCCTCGATGGCCCTAAAGAGATTCATGATGCAAGAAGAGTCGACTCCCGGGGACTGGGCAGTTTTGACCGGGTGATGAAGGGAATAGAGCATCTGCGCAAGCATCGCGTAGATTTTAACATATTGACTGTAGTTCATAAGGGAAACGTCGGCAAGGCAGCCGAAATGATGCGTTTCTTTGAATCAGAGGGCTTCGCTTTTGTGCAATTTATTCCGTGCATGGATTTTCGGGCGCAGGAAATTAACCGCCCTGGGGTGTACGATATTACGCCGGAGGAGTATGGCAATTTCCTCTGCGAAGCGTTCGATTATTGGTATAACGGCGGAGACCCTCGAACCTCAATCCGCTTTTTCGACGAAATGCTGAACGTGTATGTGCATCGGGAACCGGGTTTGTGCATTCACCGCGCCGCCTGTCCGCAGACGATCATCCTGGAGCAGAACGGCGATGCGTTCCCTTGTGACTTTTTCATCAACCCCGATTGGAAAGTGGGCAATGTGGGTGCGGATTCCATCGATGAAATATTGGCGCATCCGTTGTATGATAAATTTCTCAAGATGAAGCCGAATCTGCCTGAGTCATGCAAAACATGCGAGTGGAAGAAGCTCTGCCACGGCGGCTGTCCGCGCAATCGGGAATGGAGCGCTGACCTGCAGTCGTCCGGTGTCGATTACTTCTGCTCCAGCTACAAGCAGGTGTACAGCTATGCGAATGAACGGATGAAGCAGTTGGGTGACAAGGTAAGGGCACGGCTGTTTGCACAGAACGTCGCCAGGTACTTTAAGGGGAAGCTGCCTGAACGCAACGATCCATGCCCGTGCGGCAGCGGGAGGAAGTATAAGCAGTGCTGCGCGGATCTGGGATTATCAGTTTAA
- a CDS encoding ABC transporter substrate-binding protein, whose amino-acid sequence MNKKFKTVSILLMLVLIVQIFAGCSSSNSATENSGQNSAGQAAEEQKSGEKITLRVMDWADSEKPYREQFIKDFEARHPDIKIEYTLLTSDQFQNTITTAIKSGDAPDLFPIPPGMKLSTAVAGDWFQPLDQYLDDEFKSRFVDGVFVEGATMQDGKIYTIPAYLPLPNTLVFYNKTLFKEAGLDPENPPKTYSEFRAAAKAITEVSKGKAYGIIEGGKTIVRWKNPVIDWSALGGSGLNPHSPLSLVTNDANYDSDAVINVMNLFKGLKDDGSYHPKTLSISAPEARALFGQGQAGFIIQGEWCIGVWTKDNPDLDFGVMAPPVPDEGQKGYLPRPNFQPWLGMSSQTKHPEAAALYLKEYFSKDYQSVLVKAGDRFSMLKDVNEAAAEIPQFKQYFQVAMDNSRLAPSVEIRNPETSAVFANYKDPQPGLGDIVQGLVSGAIKDPKDALKFLSSSVNTAMDKAIKEAQANGAKVDKEDFVFSNWNADKDYTNEDYAAIKK is encoded by the coding sequence GTGAACAAGAAATTTAAAACGGTTAGTATTTTGCTGATGTTGGTACTAATTGTACAAATCTTTGCAGGCTGCTCAAGCTCCAATTCTGCAACAGAGAACAGCGGGCAGAATTCAGCAGGACAAGCTGCGGAAGAGCAGAAGTCGGGAGAGAAGATCACGCTGCGCGTCATGGACTGGGCGGATAGCGAGAAGCCGTACCGCGAGCAGTTCATTAAAGACTTCGAAGCGAGACACCCGGATATTAAGATCGAATATACGCTCTTAACAAGCGATCAATTCCAAAACACAATTACGACGGCCATTAAATCGGGAGATGCTCCAGACTTGTTCCCGATCCCGCCAGGCATGAAGCTGAGCACCGCGGTTGCCGGAGACTGGTTCCAGCCGCTCGATCAGTATTTGGACGATGAGTTCAAGAGCCGCTTCGTGGATGGAGTTTTCGTAGAAGGCGCAACGATGCAGGACGGCAAAATCTATACGATTCCGGCCTACCTGCCGCTACCCAATACGCTCGTATTTTATAACAAAACATTGTTCAAAGAAGCCGGCCTAGACCCGGAGAATCCGCCGAAGACCTACAGCGAATTCCGTGCTGCGGCCAAAGCGATCACGGAAGTATCCAAGGGTAAGGCTTACGGCATCATCGAAGGCGGCAAAACGATTGTCCGCTGGAAGAATCCAGTGATCGACTGGTCGGCACTGGGTGGAAGCGGACTCAACCCGCACTCCCCGTTATCTCTCGTAACGAATGATGCGAATTATGATTCCGACGCCGTTATAAATGTCATGAATTTGTTCAAAGGCCTGAAGGACGATGGCAGCTACCATCCAAAGACGCTTAGCATTTCCGCACCGGAAGCACGCGCTTTGTTCGGCCAAGGACAAGCAGGCTTCATCATCCAAGGCGAATGGTGCATTGGTGTATGGACGAAGGACAATCCCGATCTGGACTTCGGTGTAATGGCTCCTCCTGTTCCAGACGAAGGACAGAAAGGCTATCTGCCAAGACCGAACTTCCAGCCTTGGCTCGGGATGTCCTCACAAACGAAGCATCCGGAAGCGGCCGCATTGTATTTGAAGGAGTATTTCAGCAAGGATTACCAATCGGTATTGGTTAAAGCCGGAGACCGATTCTCGATGCTGAAAGACGTAAACGAAGCTGCGGCCGAAATTCCACAATTCAAGCAATACTTCCAAGTAGCTATGGACAATTCCCGTCTAGCTCCTAGCGTGGAAATCAGAAACCCGGAAACATCCGCCGTTTTCGCGAATTACAAAGATCCGCAGCCAGGACTGGGTGATATCGTGCAAGGTTTGGTCTCCGGCGCGATCAAAGATCCGAAGGACGCTTTGAAATTCCTGTCGAGCAGTGTGAATACTGCGATGGATAAGGCGATTAAGGAAGCGCAGGCAAACGGTGCGAAGGTCGATAAAGAAGACTTCGTATTCTCCAACTGGAACGCGGATAAGGACTATACGAACGAGGACTACGCGGCAATTAAAAAATAG
- a CDS encoding nucleotidyltransferase domain-containing protein, producing MSEQRQQILAQLRQIEREEQVRIIYACESGSRAWGFPSKDSDYDVRFIYVRPVDWYLSIFEKRDVIERPISELLDINGWDLKKALNLFRKSNPPLLEWLQSPIVYMEEGLAAEQIRELSALTFSPKACMYHYLHMAEGNYREYLQGERVKIKKYFYVLRPVLACEWIEKYGTMPPIEFTALTDELLPAKSELKAAVDSLLIRKKAGDEMDYEPQIGPINAFLDGKIQYYKEVAKGMPSSADGQDNQLDELFRMSLKEAWG from the coding sequence ATGTCTGAGCAGCGGCAGCAAATATTGGCCCAATTACGGCAAATCGAGCGGGAGGAGCAGGTGCGGATTATATATGCCTGCGAATCGGGGAGCCGGGCGTGGGGATTTCCTTCAAAGGACAGCGATTATGATGTAAGATTCATATATGTCAGACCGGTGGACTGGTATTTATCGATTTTTGAAAAAAGGGATGTCATCGAGCGCCCGATCAGCGAGCTGCTTGATATTAACGGCTGGGATCTGAAGAAGGCGCTGAATCTGTTCCGCAAATCGAATCCGCCCTTGCTAGAATGGCTGCAATCGCCCATTGTATATATGGAGGAGGGTTTGGCGGCAGAGCAAATCCGTGAGCTCTCAGCGCTAACCTTCTCGCCTAAGGCCTGCATGTATCACTATTTGCATATGGCGGAGGGGAACTATCGCGAGTATTTGCAGGGAGAACGGGTGAAAATCAAGAAGTATTTTTATGTGCTTCGGCCGGTGCTGGCCTGCGAGTGGATTGAGAAATACGGTACGATGCCGCCGATCGAATTCACGGCGCTTACGGATGAGTTATTACCAGCAAAAAGCGAGTTGAAGGCGGCCGTCGACAGTCTGCTGATTCGAAAAAAAGCAGGCGATGAAATGGACTATGAGCCGCAAATCGGTCCGATCAACGCGTTTTTGGATGGGAAGATACAGTATTACAAGGAAGTTGCCAAAGGCATGCCTTCCTCCGCAGACGGACAGGATAACCAGCTTGACGAGTTGTTCCGGATGTCATTAAAGGAAGCTTGGGGTTAA